A genomic window from Schistocerca piceifrons isolate TAMUIC-IGC-003096 chromosome 10, iqSchPice1.1, whole genome shotgun sequence includes:
- the LOC124719095 gene encoding extensin-like — MRLWTPLLLAALVPLCSGWLIPGIASLLHAKAYLLRQFTGKIFQKPAVHIAKIHVYPAYPARTIYYPPRPVYRPPPPVYGPPPAYGPPPVYGPPPSYGPPPTTTTTTTSPPETLPPETEPPPPPEAPYAPPPPPESSYGPPPHEEVSTEPPPPPPAYGPPPASYGPPPVTHGPPPSSYGPPPSSYGPPHSSYGPPPTTYAPPPSSYGPPPSSYGPPPAYGVPR, encoded by the exons TGGACGCCGCTGCTGCTGGCGGCGCTGGTGCCGCTGTGCTCCGGGTGGCTGATTCCTGGGATCGCGTCGCTGCTGCATGCCAAGGCCTACCTGCTACGCCAGTTCACCGGCAAGATCTTCCAGAAGCCTGCAGTCCACATTGCCAAGATACACGTCTATCCCGCCTACCCCGCCAG GACGATATACTACCCTCCGAGGCCGGTCTACCGACCGCCGCCCCCGGTCTACGGCCCACCCCCGGCTTACGGCCCACCCCCTGTCTACGGGCCGCCTCCGTCGTACGGGCCGCCcccaacgacgacgacgacgacgacttcgCCGCCAGAGACATTACCTCCGGAAACTGAACCTCCGCCTCCCCCGGAGGCGCCTTatgcaccgccaccgccaccggagTCGTCGTACGGGCCTCCACCGCACGAAGAGGTGTCCACGGAGCCTCCTCCACCTCCACCGGCGTATGGCCCGCCCCCGGCATCCTACGGCCCACCACCAGTGACGCACGGGCCGCCTCCATCGTCTTACGGACCACCCCCTTCGTCTTACGGCCCACCCCATTCGTCTTACGGTCCGCCTCCGACAACGTATGCGCCACCGCCGTCGTCTTACGGGCCGCCTCCCTCGTCATACGGCCCACCCCCAGCGTATGGAGTTCCCAGATGA